From Salvia splendens isolate huo1 chromosome 16, SspV2, whole genome shotgun sequence, a single genomic window includes:
- the LOC121769971 gene encoding glutamate decarboxylase-like: MLNIVLEQNRCVNMIAHLFNAPLGDDETAVGVGTVGSSEAIMLAGLAFKRKWQNKMKQLGKPHDKPNIVTGANVQVCWEKFARYFEVELKEVKLTEGYYVMDPDKAVEMVDENTICVAAILGSTLNGEFEDVKRLNNLLVEKNKQTGWDTPIHVDAASGGFIAPFLYPELEWDFRLPLVKSINVSGHKYGLVYAGIGWAIWRTKDDLPDELIFHINYLGSDQPTFTLNFSKGSSQIIAQYYQLIRLGYEGYRNIMENCQENAMVLKDGLEKTGLFTIVSKDHGVPLVAFSLKDSSRHNEFEISEMLRRYGWIVPAYTMPPDAQHITVLRVVIREDFSRTLAERLVLDIEKIMHELDTIPSRVTEKIATDEEHAVVVKKTALEVQREITDAWKKMVADHKKKTKGVC, from the exons ATGTTGAATATTGTGTTGGAGCAGAACCGGTGCGTGAACATGATCGCGCATCTATTCAACGCACCACTAGGAGACGACGAGACGGCGGTGGGAGTGGGAACCGTGGGATCTTCGGAAGCCATAATGCTGGCCGGTCTGGCATTCAAGAGGAAATGGCAGAACAAGATGAAACAGCTCGGGAAACCCCACGACAAGCCCAACATTGTCACCGGCGCAAACGTTCAAGTCTGCTGGGAGAAATTTGCCCGCTATTTCGAAGTGGAGCTCAAGGAGGTCAAGCTAACTGAAGGATACTACGTCATGGATCCCGACAAGGCCGTCGAGATGGTCGACGAGAACACCATCTGTGTCGCCGCCATCTTAGGCTCTACTCTTAACGGTGAATTTGAGGATGTCAAGCGCCTCAACAACCTCTTGGTCGAGAAGAACAAACAAACAGG ATGGGATACCCCCATTCATGTGGATGCGGCTAGTGGTGGCTTCATTGCTCCGTTTTTGTATCCGGAGTTGGAGTGGGATTTCAGATTGCCGTTGGTGAAGAGTATCAATGTGAGTGGGCACAAATACGGGTTGGTGTATGCTGGTATCGGATGGGCCATTTGGAGGACCAAGGACGACTTGCCCGACGAGCTAATCTTCCACATCAACTATCTCGGATCCGATCAGCCCACCTTCACCCTCAACTTCTCCAAAG GGTCCAGTCAAATAATTGCTCAATACTATCAACTCATTCGGTTAGGTTATGAG GGGTATCGCAACATAATGGAAAACTGCCAAGAAAATGCAATGGTGCTAAAAGATGGCCTCGAGAAAACAGGGCTCTTTACCATCGTGTCAAAGGACCACGGCGTCCCGCTGGTGGCGTTCAGCCTCAAGGACAGCAGCCGCCACAACGAGTTTGAGATCTCTGAGATGCTCCGCCGCTACGGGTGGATCGTCCCCGCCTACACAATGCCGCCAGACGCGCAGCACATCACGGTGCTTCGCGTCGTCATACGCGAGGACTTCTCGCGGACTCTGGCGGAGAGGCTGGTGCTGGACATCGAGAAGATCATGCACGAGCTCGACACGATCCCTTCGAGGGTCACGGAGAAGATCGCCACGGACGAGGAGCATGCGGTTGTGGTGAAGAAGACTGCCCTTGAAGTGCAGAGGGAGATCACTGATGCTTGGAAGAAAATGGTTGCTGATCACAAGAAAAAGACTAAAGGGGTTTGCTGA
- the LOC121772066 gene encoding pre-mRNA splicing factor SR-like 1, with amino-acid sequence MSEIKSSGRPFDQLLEKVLCMNILSSDYFRDLLKLKTYHEVIDEIYVTVTHVEPWMTGNCRGPSTAFCLLYKFFLMKLTVKQMHGLLNHPDSPYIRAIGFLYLRYVADPKTLWSWCEPYVKDDEEFSPGCNGRMTTMGAYVRDLLLGQYYFDTLLPRIPVLVLRTVVANLESMNLPSKHCGVTGETTRGSEETARRPPSVKAALSVSFGQRAPHRTITRDSSPVRRTANHYYDRGNESRRSPQNGDLSDRDHPGRERDRGKDKDDNRDQDRTRDRRYRDRDDERRREPEKGKDRRHDYDRRSRDTYRRSYDRRGREDYRREGGSHQSRSRSRSRCRSQSQSTNEYGKHNVSGHNPFSHESKEKRSASSNLAELKDLYGVSSNQKEGVAEASEGRPYRPGGTEEVIRLGGSSWR; translated from the exons ATGTCCGAGATAAAGTCATCTGGGAGACCATTTGATCAATTATTGGAGAAAGTATTATGCATGAATATACTTTCTTCTGATTATTTTCGTGACCTGTTGAAATTGAAAACTTATCATGAGGTTATTGATGAGATTTATGTTACTGTCACACACGTGGAGCCATGGATGACTGGAAACTGCCGAGGGCCTTCTACTGCTTTCTGCCTCCTCTACAAATTCTTTCTTATGAAGCTCACTGTCAAGCAAATGCATGGCTTATTGAATCACCCAGATTCTCCTTATATTAGAGCA ATAGGATTTCTCTATCTAAGGTATGTAGCTGATCCAAAGACTTTATGGAGTTGGTGTGAACCGTATGTAAAAGATGATGAG GAATTCTCTCCTGGTTGTAATGGCCGTATGACAACAATGGGTGCGTATGTGAGGGATTTGCTTCTTGGACAG TACTATTTTGACACACTTCTTCCTCGTATTCCGGTGCTGGTGTTGCGCACTGTTGTAGCCAATCTTGAAAGTATGAACCTGCCATCTAAACACTGTGGAGTTACTGGTGAGACCACTCGTGGCAGTGAAGAGACTGCAAGAAGACCACCTTCTGTTAAGGCTGCCCTTTCTGTCTCTTTCGGTCAACGTGCCCCTCATCGGACAATAACTAGGGATTCATCTCCAGTTCGGCGAACAGCTAATCATTATTATGATCGAGGTAATGAATCAAGACGATCTCCCCAAAATGGTGATCTATCTGATCGGGATCATCCTGGAAGGGAGAGAGACAGGGGCAAGGACAAGGACGACAACCGCGATCAAGACAGAACCAGGGATCGGCGGTATAGAGACAGGGATGATGAAAGGAGAAGAGAGCCGGAAAAAGGTAAGGATAGGAGGCATGATTATGACAGGAGATCCCGAGACACCTATAGAAGGAGTTATGATAGGAGGGGCCGTGAAGACTACAGGAGAGAAGGCGGTTCTCATCAGAGCAGAAGTAGGAGTAGGAGCAGGTGCCGGAGTCAAAGTCAGAGCACCAATGAATATGGCAAGCATAATGTAAGTGGTCACAATCCATTTAGCCATGAAAGTAAGGAGAAGAGATCTGCATCAAGTAATCTGGCTGAGCTCAAAGATCTGTACGGTGTGTCGAGCAATCAAAAGGAGGGCGTGGCTGAGGCCTCGGAGGGTCGCCCTTACAGGCCCGGTGGTACTGAGGAGGTGATCAGACTTGGTGGTTCGTCATGGAGGTAA
- the LOC121772522 gene encoding transmembrane 9 superfamily member 3-like: MARGGGWHVVVLLLLCSAFSAVRSDGSDHKYKVGDSVPLYANKVGPFHNPSETYRYFDLPFCSTGEVKDKSEALGEVLNGDRLVSAPYKLDFLVDRESEVICKKKLSKKDVAEFRRAVAKDYYFQMYYDDLPIWGFLGKVYKEGKGDPSEYKYYLFKHLHFEIFYNKDHVIEINARTDPSALVDLTEDKEVDVEFMYSAKWKETHVPFEKRMEKYSKSSSLPRHLEIHWFSIINSCVTVLLLTGFLATILMRVLKNDFVKYAHDEEAADDQEETGWKYIHGDVFRFPKYKSLFSACLGSGTQLFTLAIFIFLLALVGVFYPYNRGALFTALVVIYALTSGIAGYTAASFYCQLEGTNWVRNLLLTGALFCGPLFLTFCFLNTVAIAYHATAALPFGTIVVIFLIWALVTSPLLVLGGIAGKNSKAEFQAPVRTTKYPREIPPLPWYRATLPQMAMAGFLPFSAIYIELYYIFASVWGHRIYTIYSILFIVFIILLIVTAFITVALTYFQLAAEDHEWWWRSFLCGGSTGVFIYGYCLYYYYARSDMSGFMQTSFFFGYMACICYAFFLMLGAVGFRASLFFVRHIYRSIKCE; the protein is encoded by the exons ATGGCGAGGGGAGGAGGGTGGCACGTCGTCGTTTTGCTATTGCTCTGCTCCGCGTTCTCCGCCGTGAGGTCGGATGGCTCCGATCACAAGTACAAAGTCGGAGATTCGGTGCCGCTGTATGCGAACAAAGTGGGGCCATTTCATAACCCGAG TGAAACTTACCGTTACTTTGATCTCCCGTTCTGCTCTACAG GTGAAGTGAAAGATAAAAGTGAAGCTCTCGGTGAAGTTTTGAATGGAGATCGTTTGGTCAGTGCTCCGTACAAGCTTGACTTTTTGGTTGACAGAGAGTCTGAAGTCATTTGTAAGAAGAAACTTTCAAAGAAAGATGTCGCTGAGTTTCGAAGAGCTGTGGCAAAGGACTACTATTTTCAAATGTACTATGATGACTTGCCCATTTGGGGTTTCCTGGGAAAGGTTTATAAGGAAGGCAAAGGCGATCCTAGCGAGTACAAATATTACCTGTTTAAGCATCTccactttgaaatattttataacaAGGATCACGTGATTGAGATCAACGCACGCACCGACCCTAGTGCTCTTGTGGATCTAACTGAAGACAAAGAAGTGGATGTTGAATTCATGTACTCAGCCAAATGGAAGGAAACTCATGTGCCTTTTGAGAAGAGGATGGAGAAGTACTCTAAATCCTCTTCACTTCCTCGCCACTTAGAGATCCACTGGTTTTCAATTATCAATTCTTGTGTGACTGTTCTCCTTCTAACTGGATTCCTTGCTACTATCTTGATGCGAGTGctcaagaatgattttgttaA ATATGCCCATGATGAGGAGGCAGCAGACGACCAAGAAGAAACTGGTTGGAAATACATCCATGGTGATGTTTTTAGGTTCCCAAAATACAAGTCATTGTTTTCTGCTTGTCTTGGAAGTGGCACACAGCTATTTACCCT GGCCATCTTTATATTCTTACTTGCTCTTGTTGGTGTATTTTATCCCTACAACCGAGGAGCTCTTTTCACTGCACTTGTGGTCATATATGCGCTTACATCTGGCATTGCAGGCTATACAGCAGCTTCCTTTTATTGCCAGCTAGAGGGAACAAATTGG GTAAGGAATTTGTTATTGACTGGAGCTCTTTTCTGCGGGCCATTGTTTCTCACATTTTGCTTCCTCAACACGGTGGCCATTGCTTACCATGCTACTGCAGCTCTTCCTTTTGGCACCATCGTGGTGATATTTCTGATATGGGCTCTTGTGACATCACCTTTATTAGTTTTGGGAGGGATTGCAGGAAAGAATAGCAAGGCAGAGTTCCAAGCTCCAGTCCGTACCACAAAATATCCTAGAGAAATTCCACCTTTGCCTTGGTACCGTGCTACCTTGCCTCAAATGGCTATGGCTGGATTTTTGCCATTCAGTGCCATCTATATTGAACTTTACTACATATTCGCTAGTGTTTGGGGCCACAGGATCTACACCATTTACAGTATTCTGTTCATAGTCTTCATTATCCTCCTGATTGTCACTGCATTTATCACCGTAGCCTTGACATATTTCCAACTTGCTGCTGAAGATCATGAATGGTGGTGGAG GTCCTTCCTATGTGGTGGATCAACCGGCGTGTTTATTTATGGCTACTGCCTGTATTACTATTATGCACGGTCAGATATGTCGGGCTTCATGCAGACCTCATTTTTCTTCGGGTACATGGCCTGCATATGCTATGCTTTCTTCCTAATGCTTGGAGCAGTCGGCTTCCGTGCTTCTTTGTTCTTTGTGCGCCACATATATCGCTCAATTAAGTGTGAATGA